In Ruminiclostridium josui JCM 17888, the genomic window GGTTATCCTAAGGGTTTCATCCAGAATTATTATTGATTCACTCTCAATGTAGTCTATTATAGAAGCAGGAGTTTCTAATATATACGGAAGGTATCTGTCAATACCCGGAAAATAATGGTGCTCAATCAGGTTATCTATATCTTCTTCAACACGCTTTGATATATTTATAACAACTTCACTGTTGTCCTTCTGCTTTAGCTTTTTAACGTAGTCCGCCAAATCTTTTTTTATCTTTAAAATTATTATTTCCTTTGATTTTTCCCTGTAAACTACATCTCTCGCAGGAGGAATTCTGCAATGGTCAATTGAGTCGGTAGACCTCTGTGTGGTTTCATCAAAGTACCTGATAGAATCAACTTCAGTATCAAATAATTCAATACGTACCGGATGTTCGCTATTTATACCAAAAACATCTATAATTCCTCCGCGGACAGCAAACTGGGCTTTTCCCTCGACAGTTTCAACTCTTTCATAGCCATACAGAACAAGCTTAGCGACCAGTTCATCAAGGTCTATTTGTGAGCCTAAGGAGAAATCTATAACTCCTCCTCTAAAGAGTTCGACAGGTGAAATCATCTGTATAAGTGCTTCAGCGGACATTACAATCAGCTTGTAATTTCCCTCTAAGCACCTCAGCAGGGTTTTTGATCTCTGATATATTATATCGTTGCTTCTGGCCTCTATATTATAAAGCATAGTCTCTTTTGGAGGGTAATACAAAACATCGTCCCCCAGAAAAAAGGCAAAATCTTCATAAGCTCGTCTGGCCTGCATTTCATTGTACGTTATATACAGTCCTCTTCTCTGTAAATGAGTACATAGGGAATATATCAGATGCACTTTTTGAGAATCTGATGGCCCGGTAACCGATACAGGCCCTTTCCCCTCACGCACGTTCGTTAAAAGGGTATTATATTCATCTATTTTCAAGAGAGGGTCTGTAAAAAAATTCATTCTGCACCTCCGGCTTTTGATTATTTATTAAAGTTGTTCATTGCCTTTTCCGGGCCGCTTTGCGTTATCATTACTGCTGCTTGTGCCGCTTTTTCAATACTTTGGTCAATTATCTGTCTATCCTCTTTAGAGAATTTACTAAGAACATAATCAGCCAAATCCCATTTTTCCGGTGCTCTTCCGATACCGATTCTCACTCTTGGAAATCGGTCATCCTGTAATTGGTATATTATGGATTTCATGCCATTGTGAGTGCCGGAACTGCCTTTAGGTCTTACTCTTATTCTGCCCGGTTCAAGATCAATATCATCATATATTACTATTAATCTTTCAATAGGAAGCTTGTACCAGTCAACTATTTCCCTAACACTTTCCCCACTCAGGTTCATAAAAGTTTGAGGCTTTACAAGAATGGTTCTGACTCCCTCTATATCACCTTCTCCGTATACCGCCTTAAAACCGATTTTGGATAGTTTTATATTATACTTGGCTGATATATAATCTATAGCATCAAATCCAACGTTATGTCTTGTATTTACGAATTTAGTGCCTGGGTTGCCAAGCCCCACAAGAAGATATACATCTCCCATCTTTGCCGCCTCCTATCATTTGCATATAAAATATTCATGCCTAAAAGGGCGGTTCCTAAAAAGAACCGCCCCAGAAAATCAAATTCAAATATATAGCTTATATCTGTGTAAACAATGTACTAATAGATATATCACCATATATTCTTTCTATAGCTTCAGCAAAAACTCCTGCTACAGACAAGGACTTAATCTTGTCAATTTTCTTTTCTTCGCTTAATGTTATAGTATTTAATGTAACCAACTCTTTTATTGCAGATTCACTAATTCTCTGAATCGCAGGCCCCGAAAGCACACCATGTGTACAGCTTGCGTATACTTCCTTTGCACCAGCCTCTATAAGAGCATTAGCTCCGTTGACAATAGTCCCTCCTGTATCAATCATATCATCAACAAGGATTACCTTTTTATTTCTTATGTCACCTATTATATTCATTACTTCTGAAACATTTGCCTTAGGACGTCTCTTATCGATTATAGCCAACGGGCAATCCAGTCTTTCAGCAACCTTTCTAGACCTTGTAACACTGCCTACGTCAGGAGAAACGACTACAACATCCTCCAGGCTGGCAAATTTCTCCTTGAAATATTCGGCAATAATAGGTAGACCCAAAAGATGATCCACAGGTATATCAAAAAATCCTTGTATCTGTGGAGCGTGCAAATCCATAGTAAGTATTCTGTCTGCTCCGGCTATTGTTAAAAGATTTGCAACAAGTTTGGCAGAAATAGGATCTCTTGCCCTTGCCTTTCTGTCCTGTCTGGCATACCCAAAGTACGGAATAACTGCTGTAATTCTACCTGCTGAAGCTCTTTTTACAGCATCAATCATAACCAAAAGCTCCATAAGATTATCATTTATCGGCTGACAAGTGGATTGAATGATAAACACATCTGAACCTCTTACTACTTCACCGATATTAACAGCTGTTTCTCCGTCACTAAACCTTCCAACGTTCGCAATACCTACGGGTATTCCAATTTTTTCAGCTATTTCATCAGCTAAAGGCTTATTAGAATTACCTGTAAATATCTTAATATCCTTTCCGTGCAGATTCATTTCAATTCTCCTTTATATTACATTTATATTATTGTGTGTTTATTTTCGCTTTAAATCCTTCTTTGTAACCCAATCCTGCTTTATCGTCTGTCTTTGACGTGCTATTGCCAGAGAATTTTCAGGCACTTCCTCTGTTATGGTTGAACCTGCAGCAATATACGCATCATTTTTTACAACAACAGGCGATACAAGATTTACATTACATCCTATAAATGAATTATCTCCAACAATTGTCTTGTTTTTGTTCTTTCCGTCATAATTTACAAAAACAACGCCACATCCTATATTAACATTTGAACCTACCTCGGCATCACCAACATATGTCAGATGTGAGATTTTAGTTCTGTCTCCGATAACTGATTTTTTAATTTCAACAAAATCTCCGATTTTAACGTTCTTGCCCACATTACTTCCCGGTCTCAGATATGCAAATGGTCCCACATGAGTCTCATCTCCGATGGAGCTGTCATATGCAACTGAATTTGCTACTTCAACATTATTTCCAATCTTACAGTTGACAATTCTTGAGTTAGGACCAATTATGGAGCCCTCACCCACAACTGTATTTCCCTCTATTATGGTATTTGGCATAATTATAGTATCCTCGCCGATAACCGCACCTGCATCTATAAAAGTAGATGAGGGATCCATTACAGTAACACCTGACAGCATAACCTTTTTCAATATAACGGATTTGATTTCCCCTATAGCAATTGAAAGAGCTTCCCTGTCATCGACCACAATAAATTGAGTTTTATCTTCAGAAGATATCTTGTTTTTGTTTTGAAATGATTGGAATATTTGGGCAATGTTAAACTTTGAAAATGATTGAATACCTAATTCATTTATACGGCCTAGAAAGTTTTTGCTTTTAAACACATAGACCGAAGCTTTCCCATTACAGGAAATAATAGCTGTCGCGTCGTTCCCCTCTGATGTATGTTTTTCCAGTAAATGCCTGAAAGTATCGGCCAGTATCAGTGGCTGGTCTCCCCAGTTTATTATAAAATTCTCCGAATTTCCGATTAAATCCTTTGCTCTGCATATATCATCAGAATTTATTGATTGAGCTTCACCTGTAATTTCAGCTAATGCAGACCCGGACCACTGTAATACACTTTGGCCAAGTACACTATGGTTTTCTACAGGTTTTTTTGATTTAAACGTACTACTATTACTGTCTGTAATGACTAATCCAATAATTTTATTCATTATTTAGCCCCCACTGTATTTTACAGGATATATTCTCTCATTTTTATCATATAATTTCAACCCGTTAATATAACTAAAATTTAGCCATAAATAATTCTCATTATATTACATTTATAGTACTATATGTAATCGGGTGACATAAAAAAAGATACCTTTTACAGTATCTTTTTTGTTCTTGGAATCAATGCTTTCTATGAATTCTTATAGCTTTCAAGAATAGCAGTTTGAAGTTTTTCTCTAGCCGCAGCATTTATAGGATGTGCGATATCTCTGAATTCACCGTCCGGTGTTTTCCTGCTGGGCATTGCAATAAATAGGCCGCTCTGACTTTCGATTACTTTGATGTCGTGTACAACAAACTCATTGTTGAATGTTACAGAAACTACTGCTTTCATTTTTCCTTCAGTTTCAATTTTTCTGATTCTGATATCTGTGATTTCCATATTGGCGAACCCTCCAAGAAGTATTATGTTTTAAATACAATATTCGCCATAAATGCTAAAAATCCTTCTTTTTGTACATTATTTTTACATATTTTTGGTTTATTTTACATCACTTTATGTTTTCCGGCTAAATATTAGGCTTTATGTCGATGGAATTATTCTCCTGCATCTTAGATGTATTAAGTTTCATCAAAGAATAGTAATTTTCTACAAGTTTTTTATCCGGCACACTTGTTTCTATCACAACTCCAATTCCAACTACCTCACTGTCAAACTGGTTTGCCAATTCAATAATGCCTTTTGAAGTTCCTCCGGCCTTCATAAAGTCATCTATAAATAGTATCTTTGAATTTCGCTTTAATGATTTCATAGGAAGTACCATTGTCTGTATCTTCTTTGCTGAACCGGATGCATAGTTAATGTTTACAGATGCTCCATCAGTGGCTTCGTTATAGTGTCTTACTATTACCAACGGAACGTTAAGGTACTGTGCAGTTGCAAAAGCAATTGGTATCCCCTTTGTTTCCACCGTAATAACACAATCTAGCTCCAAACCTGAAAATCTGGTAGCAAACATCATTGCCATTTTGTTAACCCATTCGGGGTTATAAATAATATCCAGCATATATAAAAACCCCCCAGAGAGTATTCTATCCGGGTGAGATAATTCTTTTGCAAGTTCTTCCAAAGTTTCATGTATAGCCTTTTCGCCCATAAATGGAACATATTTAACTCCACCTGAAGCTCCAGATATAGTACAAATATTTCCCATTGAGTTCTTACTAAATGTTTTTTGCAGTAATTCCAGGTCCTCACTTATTGTAGATTTTGCAGAACCGAACATTTCCGAAAAATATCCAAGTGTAAATATCTTGTTCGGATTGTCGCACAAAGTTTTGATTATAACTGAAATCCTTTCATTTCTTTGGATTTTATCCATAAAATCTCCCCACATCTTTAGTTTACATCATAGCTATTATACAATAATATAATGAATAATAAAACTTAAATTACAATCATAATTCGGATTAAATCATTTTATCTAATATTTATCCCATATACATCATACAATATGTAGAAGATGTTATAGCTGTAAAATTGATTAAATATATATATTCCTTTTACATTTATATGAAAATATTGTATTATCTTTTTTAGTAGAACTTACTTTATGTAGAATTCTCTAACAAATTTTTATTTAGCAATACAACAAGGGAGTGTTTTCTTTGAATAATAATTCAAACATTTTAGATTCTGAAAAAATCAGGCGTATCCATTTTATAGGAATCGGCGGATCCAGCATGAGCGGTCTTGCCGAAATTCTTTTGGCAAAAGGCTACCATGTATCAGGCTCTGATATTAAGTCTTCCAGTGCAACTCAAAAACTTGAGAGCAAAGGTGCTGAAATATTTATAGGGCATCGTGCCGAAAATATTACAGAACCAGACCTTATTGTTTATACTGTTGCCGTTAAAGAGGATAACCCTGAAATGATCCGTTCAAAAGAGCTGGGTATCCCTGTCATAGACCGTGCCGAGCTTTTAGGACTCCTCATGAAAAAGCATTCCTTTGGAATTGCCGTTGCAGGCACTCATGGCAAAACTACCACAACCTCAATGATAACAACAATAATGCTGGAGGCAAATACAGATCCTACAGCGCATATCGGAGGTGAACTGGACTGCATAGGAGGTAATACCCGCATCGGAAGCTCTGAATATTTTATAACCGAAGCATGTGAATATTATGGAAGCTTTTTAAAATTCCACCCTTTTATGGCAGTAGTTTTAAATATTGAAATAGATCATGTGGATTACTTCCGTGATTTAGATCATATTAAGTCAACCTTTGGTGAATTTGTTTCTCTAGTTCCTAATAACGGTTATATTATAGCCTGCGCTGATGATGAAAATACTCTTTCCGTTGTCAGCAAAAGAGATTGTAATATTGTAACTTATGGATTAAAGAACAAGGATGCTATTTGGACTGCAAAAAATATAACATACAATAGCATGGGCTGTGCTTCTTTTGACGTATATAAAGAGGGTATAAAAATGGGAAATATCTCTCTATCAGTTCCGGGCCCTCACAATGTAAGCAATTCTCTTGCTGCTATTGCCGCAGCACACACTTGCGGATGCAGTATGGAAGACATAGCATATGGACTTTCTAAATTCGGCGGAAGTCACAAGCGATTTGAGTTAAAAGGCTTAGTTGATAACATTAAGGTTATTGATGATTATGCTCACCATCCTTCTGAAGTTCAGGCTACTCTAAAAGCAGCCAAAAGCAGCGAGCATAATAAAATATGGTGTGTTTTTCAGCCCCACACCTATACACGAACAAGAGCCTTTTTGAATCAATTTTCAGAATCTTTTGGAGAAGCTGATAACATAATAATAACTGATATATACGCTGCCCGGGAAAAAGACACCGGAGATATCCATGCTAAAATGCTTGCAGAAAGAATTCGAGAGAAAGGCAGCAATGCAGTTTATATAAGTGATTTTCAGGACATAGCTGAGTATCTTGATAAAAATGCTCAACCTGGAGATCTCATTCTCACAATGGGGGCGGGAGATATAGTAAGATGTGGTGAGATGTTCTTGAACCTAAGAGCAAATAAGTAACGTCAGTAAAACAACCTCTTGGAGCTTAATCCAAGAGGTTGTTTTTTATTTTAAATTTATGCCTTAGTCATTGCAAACTTGATTTCCCCTTGTGCTGCAATCTTACCGTCTACACTTGCCTTAACCTTTGCCTTGGTAACTCCAAGCTTACTCGTTAGAATCTCAGCTTCCAAGGTAAGAACATCCCCAGGCATTACTTGATTTTTAAATTTCATTTCTTCAATTCCAGCAAATACACCTAATTTACCTTTGTTTTCTTCCAAAACAGCAACAGCTATCCCTGCTGCCTGTGCCAAAGCCTCTACTATCAACACACCTGGCATTATTGGATATTCTGGAAAATGTCCTTGAAAAAACGGCTCATTACTAGAAACATTCTTTACTGCAACTACTTTTTTCCCCGGTTCAAGTTCTATAACTTTATCAACCAGTAAAAACGGATACCTGTGGGGTAATAATTCCCTGATTTCTTTATTTGTAAGCATATGTCCTCCAATTATCTTTTAATACACATAATTATGACTAGGTAATATATTCGACTATATAATCCAAAAATCCTTTTATCTTATAAATTTTTACACCAAAGTCATTTATTTAATCTTTACTATAAAGCACCCTGCTACCGGTCTCTCAATGCCTTCATAGGAAGGTCTGTTTCGGAGGCTGCCGTTTATAATCATCTGTGAAGAAGCTCCTCCGTCCAGCATTGCCGCATCCTTTACTCCTATTTTAATCAGATATTCACCCATTTCTTTGCCTGTCATTCCTTCACTGTATCCCGGCTGACGTCCATCAGATACCAGCATAATTATTTTGCCGTCTGTCTTAATACCGATAATGGTTCTAGGATCTCGATTGCTTAGAGTACCTGCCCATTTATCACGTTCAGGAACTACTAATTTTCCATCTTTGACAAGCATACTTCCACATTCATATGCTTGGTAGTGGTATCCCAAATATGGCTCTATCCTAATATCGACTGTATCCCCTGCTTGTAAACCCATTTTTTCAGGCAGGTTAGCTTTATCACCATAAAAGCTAATAACATTGGCATCTTTCTTCATTTTAACTTCTTTTGCATACTCTATTACCGCTGTTATTGTGTTATCCTCAACAATTATTGATGTATTTTTTATTTCAGCTCTGTTTGTGCTTCCAAATTTGTAATTATATAGAATAATATCGTTATCTTTACCTATCCTGTTCATATCATTTATCTTGACTTTATTACCATTATGCTCTAGATAAATATTTGAATAAAAAGTATCGAATCTGGCTCCTTTTTTATCAACAATTAGCACAGGGCTCATTCCCGTTGAAGCAGTCAGCATATGTCCATCTATTGCTACCATGCCTGCAGGATCACCATATTGATAAAAAAACCCTCCGTTAACTGCTGCATATGCTCCATTTCTTTTGCAAATGTCAGATAATTTTTCAAAGCCAAATATATTATCAAATGACAATGCCGGCTTGAATTCAACTCTCTCATCTCTTGGATCAAACTCCAGCATATAAATTTCCTGCTTACACTCGTTTATGGTTTCTGTTACATGTTTATATTGAACAGGTGAAGGCACCACTGAATTTGATGATGCAACCGATGAACTCAAAGTATTATAAGCATTCTCTGAAATATTATTATCTTGGAAAAATAAAAATTGTCCTACATAAATTAACATGAAGGACAATGCGAAAAACAATCCAATATTTATAATCAGTTTCTGATTATTTCTTTTCATCAAATACTCCTCCGGTAACTGAGGCAGAATCTTCTTGTTTATACTTTCTTGACAACTGCTTGTACATCATATCACCTAAGCCAATTCCCCTTTTTGATGCAACTTCACAAAGCTGGTCATCAAGCATTGAATTGTATATATCAGAAGCAGTGTCACTTCCAAGATAATCCGATTTTGGTACCGTAGCTTTCATCTGTTTATAAAGCATGCTTATAAACAGGCTTTCAAACTCATGACACACTTCTTTTAATTCACTGTCATCGCCTTTATCAGCAGCCTCTCTAAGCCGTTTTTCAAAACTGTCCTCAGAGACTTTGGAGCTGGTACTTTTGGCAGTATCAAATACATTTTTTGAATTAATGCTTCCTACTTCCATTATATTCACCTATTTTCTATCTTCTCAAATTATTTGCTATCTGAAGCATATCGTCAGAAGATTGTATTGCTTTTGAGCTAACTTCGTATGCTCTCTGCGCAACAATAAGCTTTACCATTTCGTCAACAACCTGAACATTAGAAGATTCAAGAAAACCCTGCTTCATGATACTCTTAGCATTTTCAACTTCAGTAACCTGTACAGGTTCTCCAGTTGCTGAATTGCTTGAGTAAAGGTTGTTTCCTACCGCTTCTAATGCGTACTTGTTAGGGAAAATTACCATGCCTATAGTCTGATCCATAGGAATGCTAACGCCTTCTGCATCTTTATAGCTCATCTCTCCAAGGGGAGATACTGAAAGTTCTGAAATATTTACTTCAGGGTCGAATAGTATCTCTTCTCCTGAACTGTCTAAAACAGCGTATCCATCGGATGTAGTGAGTCTCTTCATACCATCCTCTGTAATACTTAGCTTAAAGGAACCATCCCTTGTATACTGAACAATTCCTTGTGGCCCCATTATAGTGAAGAAGCCTTCACCATCTATAGCAAAATCAAGATTGGAACCTGTCTGCTCAGGAGTACCATTATCAAAGTTTCTCACTGTGGAGCTTACCACCGTTCCATGTCCTACCTGAAGATTCACAGGCTTTCCGGCATCATTTAGAACATATGCCCTATCCATTGTCTGGTACAGGAGGTCCTTGAATTCTGCTTTTTCCTTTTTATATCCAGTGGTATTAACATTTGCAAGATTATTTGAAATAACATCTACATTGAACTGTTGAGCCTTCATTCCTGAACCGGCTGTATATAATGCTCTCATCATAGCCTTTAACCCTCCAAAGAAATTTAAAATATATGTCTATCGGAATCTAATTATCTAACCAAACCTACTTCATTTACTGCTTTTTCTAACGTTCCATCCTGAGCTTGCAGCACTTTCTGGTTTGCCTCATAAGCTCTCATAACAGTTATCATGTCAACCATCTCATCTATAACATTAACATTTGACTGTTCATCGTACCCCTGAATAACTGAACCTGTAAACTCTACTATCTCGCTTCCGTTATTCTGAACCAAATTATTTCCAAACTTTCTTAATTGAGTTGAATCTGAAAACTGTGCAATACGAAGAGTATCAACAATAGCTCCATTCTGCATTATGTTACCTTTGCTGTCAACTGTGAAATCACCTGGTTTAAGGGTTATAGGTCCTTTTTTACCTAATACAGCATATCCATCCCCTGTTACCAGCTGATTGTTGGCATTAAGAGAAAAAGAGCCATTTTTTGTATAGAACTCCTGCATTGTGTTATCCTGTGGATTAATTACTCCTACAGTGAAAAATGCAGGACTTGCTGTCTCACCCGTATTATTATCTTGTATTGCCAGGTCGTATCTGTCTCCGGTCTGCACCATCTGACCTTGAGTGTAATACGTATATACTTCTCCGACATCACTACTGAGTTCCATTGTACCAACAACAGCTGATGGATTGGTGGGACTCTGTGTGTCGTTAATTCTCCTTGTTAAAATTTCAGGAAAACTCTGATAAACTACTGTATCCTTCTTGTATGCCGTAGTATTGACATTTGCCATATTATTTGTGATAACGTCTAGTTTTTTTTGATTTGCCAGCATACTCCACGCAGAAGTATATAACCCTCTAATCATAAGATATCTCCTTATGTAAATTCATTACTCTATATATCGGCAGCTATAATGAATTACTTTAGATTTTTTCTATACGAAAATAATTACTAATATATCCTAATATTAAAAAAAGGGGTAAATATTTTACCCCTGTATTGCTATTTTTATCGTTTATAACTTGCCCTGTTTTCTGTAAGCGCACTAGCCTCGATAGCCTCTATATTGTCCAGCGCTTTACCTGTTCCAAGGGCTACACAAGATATGGAATCATCTGCAATTATTACATTTATACCTGTTTTCTCCTGAAGCAGTTTATCCAAACCGTAAATAAGGCTTCCTCCACCTGTCATAACTATACCCCTGTCGCTGATATCAGCAGCAAGCTCCGGTGGTGTACGTTCAAGAACTGAATGTACTGCTTCAACAACACTTGAAATAGGTTCTTCCAATGCTTCCATCATTTCAGTTGAAGAAATAGTAATTGTCTTTGGAAGTCCTGAAATCAGGTTCCTTCCTCTGATATCCATTGTAACCTCCTGAACTCGTGGATAAACCGTACCTATGTTGATTTTCAATTCTTCCGCAGTTCTTTCACCTATCATAATGTTATGCTTTTTACGCATATAACGAACAATAGCTTCGTCAAACTTGTCTCCGGCAATCTTTATGGAAGTGCTTACTACTGTACCACCTAACGATATTACCGCAATATCCGTAGTACCGCCGCCCATGTCAACAACCATGCTACCGCACGCCTTTGAAATATCAATGCCTGCTCCAATAGCAGCCGCAATAGGTTCTTCTATCAAATATGTCTTTCTAGCTCCGG contains:
- a CDS encoding flagellar hook-basal body protein yields the protein MIRGLYTSAWSMLANQKKLDVITNNMANVNTTAYKKDTVVYQSFPEILTRRINDTQSPTNPSAVVGTMELSSDVGEVYTYYTQGQMVQTGDRYDLAIQDNNTGETASPAFFTVGVINPQDNTMQEFYTKNGSFSLNANNQLVTGDGYAVLGKKGPITLKPGDFTVDSKGNIMQNGAIVDTLRIAQFSDSTQLRKFGNNLVQNNGSEIVEFTGSVIQGYDEQSNVNVIDEMVDMITVMRAYEANQKVLQAQDGTLEKAVNEVGLVR
- the purR gene encoding pur operon repressor; the encoded protein is MDKIQRNERISVIIKTLCDNPNKIFTLGYFSEMFGSAKSTISEDLELLQKTFSKNSMGNICTISGASGGVKYVPFMGEKAIHETLEELAKELSHPDRILSGGFLYMLDIIYNPEWVNKMAMMFATRFSGLELDCVITVETKGIPIAFATAQYLNVPLVIVRHYNEATDGASVNINYASGSAKKIQTMVLPMKSLKRNSKILFIDDFMKAGGTSKGIIELANQFDSEVVGIGVVIETSVPDKKLVENYYSLMKLNTSKMQENNSIDIKPNI
- a CDS encoding ribose-phosphate diphosphokinase, which codes for MNLHGKDIKIFTGNSNKPLADEIAEKIGIPVGIANVGRFSDGETAVNIGEVVRGSDVFIIQSTCQPINDNLMELLVMIDAVKRASAGRITAVIPYFGYARQDRKARARDPISAKLVANLLTIAGADRILTMDLHAPQIQGFFDIPVDHLLGLPIIAEYFKEKFASLEDVVVVSPDVGSVTRSRKVAERLDCPLAIIDKRRPKANVSEVMNIIGDIRNKKVILVDDMIDTGGTIVNGANALIEAGAKEVYASCTHGVLSGPAIQRISESAIKELVTLNTITLSEEKKIDKIKSLSVAGVFAEAIERIYGDISISTLFTQI
- a CDS encoding flagellar hook-basal body protein, coding for MMRALYTAGSGMKAQQFNVDVISNNLANVNTTGYKKEKAEFKDLLYQTMDRAYVLNDAGKPVNLQVGHGTVVSSTVRNFDNGTPEQTGSNLDFAIDGEGFFTIMGPQGIVQYTRDGSFKLSITEDGMKRLTTSDGYAVLDSSGEEILFDPEVNISELSVSPLGEMSYKDAEGVSIPMDQTIGMVIFPNKYALEAVGNNLYSSNSATGEPVQVTEVENAKSIMKQGFLESSNVQVVDEMVKLIVAQRAYEVSSKAIQSSDDMLQIANNLRR
- a CDS encoding rod shape-determining protein; this translates as MGFGQDIGIDLGTATVLVYIKGKGIVLREPSVVAIDKNTNKLLAVGEEARRMLGRTPGNIVAIRPLREGVISDYDITERMLKYFINKVTGNRKFFKPRIMVCVPSGVTEVEKRAVIDASMQAGARKTYLIEEPIAAAIGAGIDISKACGSMVVDMGGGTTDIAVISLGGTVVSTSIKIAGDKFDEAIVRYMRKKHNIMIGERTAEELKINIGTVYPRVQEVTMDIRGRNLISGLPKTITISSTEMMEALEEPISSVVEAVHSVLERTPPELAADISDRGIVMTGGGSLIYGLDKLLQEKTGINVIIADDSISCVALGTGKALDNIEAIEASALTENRASYKR
- the fabZ gene encoding 3-hydroxyacyl-ACP dehydratase FabZ, translated to MLTNKEIRELLPHRYPFLLVDKVIELEPGKKVVAVKNVSSNEPFFQGHFPEYPIMPGVLIVEALAQAAGIAVAVLEENKGKLGVFAGIEEMKFKNQVMPGDVLTLEAEILTSKLGVTKAKVKASVDGKIAAQGEIKFAMTKA
- a CDS encoding phosphodiester glycosidase family protein encodes the protein MKRNNQKLIINIGLFFALSFMLIYVGQFLFFQDNNISENAYNTLSSSVASSNSVVPSPVQYKHVTETINECKQEIYMLEFDPRDERVEFKPALSFDNIFGFEKLSDICKRNGAYAAVNGGFFYQYGDPAGMVAIDGHMLTASTGMSPVLIVDKKGARFDTFYSNIYLEHNGNKVKINDMNRIGKDNDIILYNYKFGSTNRAEIKNTSIIVEDNTITAVIEYAKEVKMKKDANVISFYGDKANLPEKMGLQAGDTVDIRIEPYLGYHYQAYECGSMLVKDGKLVVPERDKWAGTLSNRDPRTIIGIKTDGKIIMLVSDGRQPGYSEGMTGKEMGEYLIKIGVKDAAMLDGGASSQMIINGSLRNRPSYEGIERPVAGCFIVKIK
- the murC gene encoding UDP-N-acetylmuramate--L-alanine ligase, with the translated sequence MNNNSNILDSEKIRRIHFIGIGGSSMSGLAEILLAKGYHVSGSDIKSSSATQKLESKGAEIFIGHRAENITEPDLIVYTVAVKEDNPEMIRSKELGIPVIDRAELLGLLMKKHSFGIAVAGTHGKTTTTSMITTIMLEANTDPTAHIGGELDCIGGNTRIGSSEYFITEACEYYGSFLKFHPFMAVVLNIEIDHVDYFRDLDHIKSTFGEFVSLVPNNGYIIACADDENTLSVVSKRDCNIVTYGLKNKDAIWTAKNITYNSMGCASFDVYKEGIKMGNISLSVPGPHNVSNSLAAIAAAHTCGCSMEDIAYGLSKFGGSHKRFELKGLVDNIKVIDDYAHHPSEVQATLKAAKSSEHNKIWCVFQPHTYTRTRAFLNQFSESFGEADNIIITDIYAAREKDTGDIHAKMLAERIREKGSNAVYISDFQDIAEYLDKNAQPGDLILTMGAGDIVRCGEMFLNLRANK
- a CDS encoding UDP-N-acetylglucosamine pyrophosphorylase → MNKIIGLVITDSNSSTFKSKKPVENHSVLGQSVLQWSGSALAEITGEAQSINSDDICRAKDLIGNSENFIINWGDQPLILADTFRHLLEKHTSEGNDATAIISCNGKASVYVFKSKNFLGRINELGIQSFSKFNIAQIFQSFQNKNKISSEDKTQFIVVDDREALSIAIGEIKSVILKKVMLSGVTVMDPSSTFIDAGAVIGEDTIIMPNTIIEGNTVVGEGSIIGPNSRIVNCKIGNNVEVANSVAYDSSIGDETHVGPFAYLRPGSNVGKNVKIGDFVEIKKSVIGDRTKISHLTYVGDAEVGSNVNIGCGVVFVNYDGKNKNKTIVGDNSFIGCNVNLVSPVVVKNDAYIAAGSTITEEVPENSLAIARQRQTIKQDWVTKKDLKRK
- a CDS encoding rod-binding protein, encoding MEVGSINSKNVFDTAKSTSSKVSEDSFEKRLREAADKGDDSELKEVCHEFESLFISMLYKQMKATVPKSDYLGSDTASDIYNSMLDDQLCEVASKRGIGLGDMMYKQLSRKYKQEDSASVTGGVFDEKK
- the spoVG gene encoding septation regulator SpoVG, whose translation is MEITDIRIRKIETEGKMKAVVSVTFNNEFVVHDIKVIESQSGLFIAMPSRKTPDGEFRDIAHPINAAAREKLQTAILESYKNS
- the pth gene encoding aminoacyl-tRNA hydrolase, producing MGDVYLLVGLGNPGTKFVNTRHNVGFDAIDYISAKYNIKLSKIGFKAVYGEGDIEGVRTILVKPQTFMNLSGESVREIVDWYKLPIERLIVIYDDIDLEPGRIRVRPKGSSGTHNGMKSIIYQLQDDRFPRVRIGIGRAPEKWDLADYVLSKFSKEDRQIIDQSIEKAAQAAVMITQSGPEKAMNNFNK